A genome region from Verrucomicrobiota bacterium includes the following:
- a CDS encoding sigma-70 family RNA polymerase sigma factor gives MAANLDPDAALMLRVKQGDMAAFEELVEKYKQPVINLLFRTLPDATEAEDLAQHVFLQVFKSAHRYRVSAKFSTWLYTIARNLCLNEIRRRSRHPADSLDAPHPDNEDQPIRQYEDTKNALPPDLVLRDELTRKIEEALADLPENQRTAILLFQEDEMSYEEIAQVLGCSLSATKSLIHRGRESLKLKLKPYLRTGAWEATKQF, from the coding sequence ATGGCTGCCAACCTCGATCCCGATGCCGCCCTGATGCTTCGCGTCAAACAGGGCGATATGGCCGCTTTTGAGGAACTAGTCGAAAAGTACAAGCAGCCGGTTATCAATCTTCTTTTCCGGACCCTGCCCGACGCGACCGAAGCGGAAGACCTGGCGCAGCACGTCTTTCTGCAGGTATTCAAATCCGCGCATCGCTATCGCGTGTCGGCGAAATTCTCCACCTGGCTGTACACGATCGCCCGGAACCTTTGCCTGAACGAAATCCGTCGGCGCTCGCGGCACCCGGCGGATTCTCTGGACGCGCCGCATCCAGACAACGAAGACCAACCGATCCGCCAGTACGAAGATACCAAGAACGCGCTCCCCCCTGATCTTGTCCTGCGGGATGAATTGACGCGTAAGATCGAAGAAGCCCTGGCGGACCTCCCCGAGAACCAGCGGACGGCCATCCTGTTGTTTCAGGAGGACGAAATGTCCTACGAGGAAATCGCCCAGGTCCTGGGCTGTTCGCTTTCCGCGACCAAATCGTTGATCCATCGCGGACGGGAATCGCTCAAACTGAAGCTCAAGCCGTATCTGCGGACTGGGGCCTGGGAGGCAACGAAGCAGTTCTAA
- a CDS encoding phosphoglycerate kinase, with protein MARLTVHDLNVRGKRVFVRVDFNVPMEEKDGQMIVTDTTRIKETLPTLEWLIEKGARIILASHLGRPKGKREPSMSLRPVAAKLADLICRPVAFVDDCVGEKVEKTIGLLQPGDVLLLENLRFYAGEETNDAAFSEQLAQLADFYINDAFGAAHRAHASTEGMARAVARRGDPCAGGLLMERELRFLGDELEKPARPFVVILGGAKVSDKISVIDRLIEQADCILIGGAMAYTFRLAQGRKTGKSLVEPDKTDVAKTALSKAAARDVKFLLPSDDVIATPVDTGKLNKKGKPVIEMQNPRVNSSADLPEDGAGVDIGPATIRAYGEAIRTAKTILWNGPMGIFEDKRFAEGTFAIARAVAEATKQNSAKSIIGGGDSVKALNAAGLGEQVTFMSTGGGASLEFLEGKELPGVAALSSK; from the coding sequence ATGGCCAGGTTAACCGTCCATGATCTGAACGTCCGGGGCAAACGCGTCTTCGTGCGCGTCGATTTCAACGTGCCCATGGAAGAGAAGGACGGGCAGATGATCGTCACGGACACCACCCGCATCAAAGAGACGCTGCCGACGCTGGAATGGCTGATCGAGAAGGGCGCGCGAATCATTCTCGCGTCGCATCTCGGACGTCCCAAGGGCAAACGCGAGCCTTCTATGTCGCTGCGGCCCGTGGCGGCGAAGCTGGCGGATTTGATCTGCCGGCCCGTGGCGTTCGTCGATGATTGCGTGGGCGAAAAGGTCGAGAAGACAATTGGGCTGCTGCAACCGGGCGATGTGTTGTTGCTGGAGAATCTCCGGTTTTACGCCGGAGAAGAAACCAATGATGCCGCGTTCTCCGAGCAGCTCGCGCAGCTCGCGGACTTTTACATCAACGATGCATTCGGCGCGGCGCATCGCGCTCATGCATCGACCGAAGGCATGGCGCGCGCCGTTGCCCGCCGGGGCGATCCGTGCGCAGGCGGGCTCCTGATGGAACGCGAACTGCGATTCCTGGGCGACGAATTGGAAAAGCCGGCCCGCCCCTTTGTGGTCATTCTGGGCGGCGCCAAAGTTTCGGACAAAATCAGCGTCATCGACCGGTTGATCGAGCAAGCGGATTGCATCCTGATCGGCGGCGCGATGGCTTACACCTTCCGGCTGGCTCAAGGGCGCAAGACGGGCAAGTCTCTGGTCGAACCGGACAAGACGGACGTGGCCAAGACCGCGCTGAGCAAAGCGGCCGCGCGCGACGTGAAGTTTTTGCTGCCGTCCGACGATGTGATCGCCACGCCCGTGGACACCGGCAAATTGAACAAAAAAGGCAAGCCTGTGATCGAAATGCAAAACCCGCGCGTGAACAGCTCGGCAGATTTGCCGGAGGACGGCGCGGGGGTCGATATTGGTCCCGCGACAATCCGAGCTTACGGCGAGGCAATCCGGACCGCCAAAACGATTCTCTGGAATGGCCCGATGGGGATTTTTGAAGACAAACGTTTCGCGGAAGGCACCTTTGCCATCGCGCGCGCCGTCGCCGAAGCCACGAAACAGAACAGCGCCAAAAGCATCATTGGGGGCGGAGACAGCGTGAAAGCTTTGAACGCGGCGGGCCTGGGCGAACAGGTCACTTTCATGAGCACGGGCGGCGGCGCGAGCCTGGAATTTCTGGAAGGAAAAGAACTGCCGGGCGTGGCAGCCCTTTCGAGCAAGTGA
- a CDS encoding restriction endonuclease, producing the protein MAAANARASAAARKGKLGEAMEILKAIGFGPRQSSEVAAYTFLALLDLVANAPWSAASNPLRGITPIIGFIAKAYGVRYAPNTRETIRDEAVKYFVEAGLLLRNPDNPNRPTNSGQTVYQIEPTALALVRTFGTKPWSAQLKEYLANRAKIRESVERERKLARIPVKLPSGETVTISPGGQNPLIKQIIEEFCPRFAPGATVVYIGDAESKFLHLEAAYLEGLRGVIAASAKMPDVVVHDTKRNWLLLVEAVTSAGAVDWKRRNELKDLFKSCKAGLVFVTAFETRRAMQSFLPLISWETEVWVAEAPDHLIHFDGERFLGPYPD; encoded by the coding sequence ATGGCCGCCGCCAATGCCCGCGCGAGCGCCGCAGCGAGGAAGGGAAAGCTGGGCGAAGCGATGGAAATCCTCAAAGCAATCGGCTTCGGTCCGAGACAGAGCAGCGAAGTCGCGGCCTACACTTTCCTCGCGCTGCTCGACCTTGTCGCGAACGCCCCGTGGAGCGCCGCCTCAAATCCGCTCCGTGGCATCACGCCCATCATTGGGTTCATTGCGAAAGCCTACGGTGTCCGATACGCGCCGAACACGCGCGAAACCATTCGCGACGAAGCCGTCAAATACTTCGTCGAAGCGGGATTGTTGCTGCGCAACCCGGACAATCCGAACCGCCCCACGAACAGCGGCCAAACCGTTTATCAAATCGAACCGACGGCGTTAGCGCTGGTGCGCACGTTTGGAACGAAGCCGTGGTCCGCGCAGTTGAAGGAGTATCTGGCGAATCGCGCAAAGATTCGTGAATCTGTCGAGCGCGAGCGCAAGCTGGCGCGCATTCCAGTGAAGCTTCCTTCTGGCGAAACGGTAACAATCTCGCCGGGCGGCCAGAATCCGCTCATTAAACAAATCATCGAGGAGTTTTGTCCACGCTTCGCGCCGGGCGCGACAGTTGTTTACATCGGCGACGCCGAGAGCAAGTTTCTGCATCTGGAAGCAGCCTACCTCGAAGGCTTGAGGGGTGTGATTGCGGCGTCGGCGAAAATGCCCGATGTCGTGGTGCATGACACGAAGCGCAACTGGTTGCTGTTGGTTGAAGCTGTCACGAGCGCTGGGGCGGTGGATTGGAAGCGTCGGAATGAACTCAAAGACCTTTTCAAAAGCTGCAAGGCCGGCCTGGTGTTCGTTACCGCGTTCGAGACGCGGCGCGCGATGCAGAGTTTTCTGCCGCTGATTTCCTGGGAGACAGAAGTTTGGGTTGCTGAAGCTCCGGATCATTTGATTCACTTCGACGGGGAACGGTTTCTCGGCCCTTATCCAGATTGA
- a CDS encoding triose-phosphate isomerase, translated as MQKERKLIIAGNWKMNKTVAEALDLVQGLKRELGAVKEIDLVVCPPFTALGEVSKQILDSNIRLGAQNMSEQNGGAYTGEVSAGMLKEFSVRYVILGHSERRQYQQESDALVAKKTLAAHAASLKPIVCVGETLQEREAGKMDDVLSKQLRGSLAGLAKEQMADTILAYEPVWAIGTGRNATPQQAQQAHAFIRKTLAELFDGAIAKRVRIQYGGSVKPGNAREIMGQPDVDGALVGGASLEARGFSDIVKNSI; from the coding sequence ATGCAAAAGGAACGCAAGCTCATTATTGCCGGCAATTGGAAGATGAATAAGACCGTCGCCGAGGCGTTGGACCTGGTCCAGGGCTTGAAGCGGGAATTGGGCGCGGTCAAGGAAATCGACCTTGTCGTCTGCCCGCCGTTCACGGCGTTGGGCGAGGTTTCGAAGCAGATTCTGGACTCCAATATTCGGCTGGGGGCGCAGAACATGAGCGAGCAGAACGGCGGCGCGTACACCGGCGAAGTTTCGGCGGGCATGCTCAAGGAGTTCTCCGTCCGGTACGTGATCCTCGGCCACTCTGAGCGCCGGCAGTATCAGCAGGAAAGCGACGCGCTGGTAGCCAAGAAGACGCTCGCCGCGCATGCCGCGTCGCTGAAACCCATCGTGTGCGTGGGGGAGACGCTCCAGGAGCGCGAAGCCGGCAAAATGGACGACGTATTGAGCAAGCAACTCCGGGGCAGCCTGGCCGGACTGGCCAAAGAGCAAATGGCCGACACGATCCTCGCTTACGAACCGGTGTGGGCCATCGGCACGGGGCGCAATGCCACGCCGCAGCAAGCCCAGCAAGCGCACGCGTTCATTCGCAAAACGCTGGCGGAGTTGTTCGATGGAGCGATTGCCAAACGCGTGCGAATCCAATACGGTGGCAGCGTCAAACCGGGCAATGCCCGCGAGATCATGGGCCAGCCGGATGTGGATGGAGCTTTGGTGGGCGGCGCTTCGTTGGAAGCCCGGGGGTTTTCTGACATTGTGAAGAATTCGATTTAA
- a CDS encoding SAM-dependent methyltransferase, with the protein MQVLDSSRSRILEPLRSKASVEFDAERKQELGQFFTPESIGAFMASLFEKCPAEIRLLDAGAGDGALIAAFVKQSCGGGRPPKRIAVTAYELDDAILPALERTLRLCRTECEQTGIAFTADLHHEDFIGAAVTLTRQDLFDSSKTPFNAVILNPPYRKINSDSHARRLLRETGIETSNLYTGFLALAAKLLCESGEMVAICPRSFCNGPYFRPFREQFLAVMSLRRLHVFESRSVAFQHDDVLQENIIVHAVKSPKKPELVVISTSSGETGGKMTARTCPFSEVVSPRDPEQFIHLVAAESDEAVRQKMRRFTAPLATLGLEVSTGRVVDFRAKQFLVREPQDDTAPLIYPCHLNGGFVHWPKPGGKKPNAIRDTERTQELLVPGAIYVLVKRFTSKEERRRVVACIYDPHRIRAERVGFENHLNYFHARGRGLPMDVAKGLAAFLNSTLVDVYFRQFNGHTQVNATDLRNMRYPTRAELESLGRKIADAFPDQAELDALVERELV; encoded by the coding sequence ATGCAGGTGCTTGATTCATCCCGAAGCCGCATCCTTGAACCTCTCCGTTCCAAGGCGTCCGTCGAGTTTGATGCCGAACGGAAACAGGAGTTGGGGCAATTCTTCACGCCGGAATCTATCGGGGCTTTCATGGCGTCGTTATTCGAGAAATGCCCGGCCGAAATCCGTCTGCTTGACGCCGGCGCGGGAGACGGTGCACTCATCGCTGCTTTTGTGAAGCAGTCATGCGGCGGCGGGCGTCCGCCAAAACGAATTGCCGTGACAGCCTACGAGCTTGACGACGCAATCCTTCCGGCTCTTGAGCGGACATTGCGGTTGTGCCGGACCGAGTGTGAGCAAACCGGAATCGCGTTCACTGCGGACTTGCACCACGAAGATTTCATTGGGGCTGCGGTTACACTCACGCGCCAAGACTTGTTCGATTCATCCAAGACACCGTTCAACGCGGTCATCCTCAATCCACCCTATCGCAAGATCAACAGCGACTCACACGCGCGACGGCTGCTGCGTGAGACTGGAATTGAAACGAGCAACCTCTACACAGGCTTTCTTGCGCTCGCCGCGAAACTTCTGTGCGAAAGCGGCGAGATGGTGGCGATTTGCCCGCGCAGTTTCTGCAATGGGCCTTACTTCCGTCCGTTCCGCGAACAGTTCCTTGCGGTGATGTCGCTCCGCCGACTCCACGTTTTCGAATCGCGGTCGGTGGCGTTTCAACATGATGACGTGTTGCAGGAGAACATCATCGTTCATGCCGTTAAGTCGCCGAAGAAGCCGGAGTTGGTCGTCATTTCGACGAGCAGCGGCGAGACCGGCGGCAAAATGACGGCCCGAACCTGTCCATTCAGCGAGGTTGTTTCGCCGCGCGACCCCGAGCAGTTCATTCACCTTGTCGCTGCCGAGTCAGACGAAGCGGTTCGCCAGAAGATGCGGAGATTCACGGCTCCGCTCGCGACGCTCGGCTTGGAAGTTTCGACGGGACGCGTCGTAGATTTCCGCGCGAAGCAGTTTCTCGTTCGCGAGCCTCAGGACGATACCGCGCCGCTGATTTACCCGTGCCACCTTAACGGCGGCTTCGTGCATTGGCCGAAGCCGGGCGGCAAGAAGCCGAACGCCATCCGCGATACCGAACGCACGCAGGAACTGCTCGTGCCGGGCGCGATTTACGTCCTGGTGAAACGCTTCACGTCGAAAGAGGAGCGTCGGCGAGTGGTGGCTTGCATTTACGACCCACACCGCATCCGCGCAGAGCGTGTCGGCTTTGAAAACCATCTGAACTATTTCCATGCTCGTGGACGCGGGCTGCCGATGGACGTGGCGAAGGGGCTCGCCGCCTTCCTGAATTCAACGCTGGTTGATGTTTACTTCCGCCAGTTCAATGGTCACACACAGGTCAACGCGACCGACTTGCGGAACATGCGCTACCCGACGCGCGCGGAGCTCGAATCGCTTGGCCGCAAAATCGCCGATGCGTTCCCCGACCAGGCCGAGTTGGACGCGCTCGTTGAAAGGGAGCTTGTTTGA
- the glnD gene encoding [protein-PII] uridylyltransferase — MRNLLEKIEAHAAQRLVLPQNRAPSSELARYKNFLKVERHRLKMQHRAGAGGRAVCQGQAAVLDVLLRYLLDAVRNSAPLDASARRVTFALVALGGYGRGELNPQSDIDIMFLHSGELVFNGKPRPYLSALTDGLLYTLWDIGLKVGHSVRSVDDCARIANTDMQSKTSLIEARLIAGDEELFQRMQAVVLAKCVRGSEASYIKARIEDQEARRAKFGNSATMQEPNIKNGCGGLRDFQNLVWMSFFKYRVRTLREMETRELIGAGESKQLEAAYDFLLRTRNELHYQTNRPVDALSRSLQPVVAHHLGYTDRSPSKRLQRFMRDLYSHMRNIYLITRTVEQRLALLPQPQRLPSLRQIIRSGRQRALQQLFDGFKLIDREIHAATPRVFRDQPRRLMRVFLYAQQRGFTLHPDLTQLVRNHLSLAGKTFLQDRHVHETFLEILNQRGNVAPILRAMHDVGLLGRYLPEFGRLTCLVQHEFYHRYTADEHTLMCLEKLDQVWEAKQPPFNRYTEIFQRIERPFVLYLALLLHDAGKAYDDGKHEVLGGKLTLNVSRRLGLDSATTHALRLLVEQHLAMIQISLRRDLDDPVVIRNFAALVQSPENLDMLLLHTFADSLGTSEQLWNGFKDTLLSTLYHKTMNLLSGGTDFLRAEEKHRELLAAEVRKLMSSHLGEDELQAHFAHLPARYFQIHSARQIMADLDREQRFLQLQMHEEDKALEPVIDWHNEPDRGYTAVHVCTWDRARLFSKITGCLTAAGLNILSAQIFSRTDGIILDTFFVTDAKTGLLPVREEREKFERFLKTALTGHLDLSPLIARQKVTVPIYRALEGEQIPTVLHFDNDTSDYYTVIDIQTEDRVGLLYIISQALADLSLDIALAKICTEKGAAIDSFYVSQADSRKVTSPEYQKFISDKLKAAIASLDPS, encoded by the coding sequence ATGCGGAACCTGTTGGAAAAGATCGAAGCGCACGCCGCGCAGCGGCTGGTCTTGCCGCAAAACCGCGCGCCCAGCAGCGAACTGGCGCGCTACAAGAACTTCCTCAAAGTCGAACGCCATCGCCTCAAGATGCAACATCGCGCCGGCGCCGGCGGGCGCGCGGTCTGCCAGGGGCAAGCCGCGGTGCTCGATGTCCTCTTGCGCTACCTCCTGGACGCCGTCCGAAACAGCGCGCCGCTAGATGCGTCCGCCCGGAGAGTAACCTTTGCTCTGGTCGCGCTCGGTGGCTATGGCCGGGGCGAACTCAATCCCCAGAGCGACATTGACATCATGTTCCTGCATTCGGGGGAACTGGTTTTCAACGGCAAGCCGCGTCCGTATCTCTCGGCCCTCACGGATGGGTTGCTTTACACGCTCTGGGACATCGGACTGAAGGTTGGCCATTCCGTCCGCAGCGTCGATGACTGCGCGCGGATTGCCAACACGGACATGCAATCCAAAACGTCGCTGATCGAAGCGCGGTTGATCGCCGGGGACGAGGAGTTGTTCCAGCGCATGCAGGCCGTCGTCCTGGCCAAATGCGTGCGGGGTTCGGAAGCGAGCTACATCAAGGCGCGAATCGAAGATCAGGAGGCTCGCCGCGCCAAGTTCGGCAATTCCGCCACCATGCAGGAACCCAACATCAAGAATGGCTGCGGCGGATTGCGCGATTTCCAGAACCTGGTCTGGATGTCCTTCTTCAAATACCGCGTACGCACGCTGCGCGAAATGGAGACGCGGGAATTGATCGGCGCCGGCGAATCCAAGCAACTCGAAGCCGCTTACGATTTCCTGCTCCGGACCCGGAACGAGCTGCACTACCAGACCAACCGGCCCGTGGACGCGCTGTCCAGGAGTCTGCAGCCGGTTGTGGCGCACCACCTGGGCTACACCGACCGTTCGCCGAGCAAGCGGCTCCAGCGGTTCATGCGCGATCTGTATTCGCACATGCGCAACATTTACCTGATCACGCGCACGGTGGAGCAGCGGCTGGCGCTGCTGCCGCAACCGCAGCGGCTGCCTTCGCTGCGCCAGATCATTCGCAGCGGCCGCCAGCGCGCGCTGCAGCAGTTGTTCGACGGCTTCAAGCTGATCGACCGCGAGATTCACGCCGCCACGCCGCGCGTCTTTCGCGACCAGCCGCGGCGGTTGATGCGCGTGTTTCTCTACGCGCAGCAACGCGGATTCACGCTGCACCCCGACCTGACGCAGCTCGTCCGCAACCATCTGTCGCTGGCCGGCAAAACCTTCCTGCAGGACCGGCACGTTCACGAAACGTTTCTCGAAATCCTCAACCAACGCGGAAACGTCGCGCCGATCCTGCGCGCCATGCACGACGTCGGACTGCTGGGGCGGTACCTGCCGGAGTTCGGGCGTTTGACGTGCCTGGTCCAGCACGAGTTCTATCACCGTTACACCGCCGACGAGCATACACTGATGTGCCTCGAAAAGCTGGACCAGGTCTGGGAAGCGAAGCAACCACCCTTCAACCGTTACACCGAAATCTTCCAGCGCATCGAGCGGCCGTTCGTCCTTTATCTGGCGTTGCTGCTGCACGACGCGGGCAAAGCCTATGACGACGGCAAGCACGAGGTGCTCGGCGGGAAACTTACCCTGAACGTCTCCCGGCGCCTGGGCCTGGACAGCGCCACCACCCACGCCCTGCGCCTGCTCGTGGAACAGCACCTGGCCATGATTCAAATCTCGCTGCGCCGCGACCTGGACGACCCGGTGGTGATTCGGAATTTTGCCGCGCTGGTCCAGTCTCCTGAAAACCTGGACATGCTCCTGCTGCACACCTTTGCCGATTCCCTGGGGACCAGCGAACAACTCTGGAACGGATTCAAGGATACTCTGCTCTCGACGCTTTATCACAAGACCATGAACCTGCTCTCGGGCGGGACGGACTTTCTTCGTGCCGAAGAAAAACATCGTGAACTGCTGGCCGCGGAGGTTCGCAAGCTGATGTCGTCTCACCTCGGGGAAGACGAACTCCAGGCTCACTTCGCGCATTTGCCCGCGCGTTATTTCCAGATTCATTCCGCCCGGCAAATCATGGCCGACCTGGACCGCGAGCAGCGATTCCTGCAACTGCAAATGCACGAGGAGGACAAAGCGCTCGAACCGGTCATCGACTGGCACAACGAGCCGGACCGCGGCTACACCGCCGTGCACGTCTGCACCTGGGACCGCGCCCGCCTCTTCAGCAAGATCACCGGCTGCCTGACTGCGGCGGGCCTCAACATTCTCAGCGCGCAAATCTTCTCACGCACGGATGGCATCATTCTGGACACGTTCTTTGTGACCGATGCCAAAACCGGTTTGCTGCCGGTCCGGGAGGAACGCGAGAAGTTCGAGCGATTCTTGAAAACGGCGCTCACCGGCCATCTGGATCTCTCGCCGCTGATCGCCCGCCAGAAAGTGACCGTGCCGATCTATCGCGCGCTCGAAGGCGAGCAAATCCCGACCGTCCTCCATTTTGACAACGATACCTCCGATTACTACACGGTCATCGACATCCAGACCGAGGACCGGGTCGGGTTGCTTTACATCATCTCGCAGGCGCTGGCAGACTTGAGCCTCGACATCGCCCTGGCGAAGATTTGCACCGAGAAAGGCGCGGCCATCGACAGCTTTTACGTGTCCCAGGCCGACAGCCGCAAGGTCACTTCTCCCGAATACCAGAAATTCATTTCGGACAAACTCAAAGCCGCCATCGCCAGCCTTGATCCAAGCTAA
- the queG gene encoding tRNA epoxyqueuosine(34) reductase QueG, which translates to MKNRILSRALALGFDACRFTTADPPLAAAEFRRWLAARRHGEMAYLERNAAKRVNPQEVLAEAKTIITLAVNYANRRDSASAPDDSRFTPPAPRPTGIVARYARYTDYHEALAEPLKQLTQHVNSLGGPGTRSLWYVDTGPLLERDLAQRAGLGFIGKHTNLINRQLGNWFFLAEILTTLPLEPDAPAKNLCGSCARCLAACPTQAIVAPFQLDARRCISYLTIELRGAIPVELRPALGARIFGCDDCLEVCPWNRFAREANLMREHARPDLAAPDLLDLLALDDAAFKRRFANTPILRAKRRGLSRNVCVALGNVGDQSALPALERAARENEPLIAEHAQWAIHQIRSRGGKP; encoded by the coding sequence GTGAAAAACCGCATTCTGAGCCGAGCGCTGGCACTGGGCTTTGACGCCTGCCGATTCACCACGGCTGATCCCCCGCTGGCCGCAGCCGAGTTCCGCCGTTGGCTCGCGGCCCGCCGCCACGGCGAAATGGCTTACCTGGAGCGCAACGCCGCCAAACGCGTCAACCCTCAAGAAGTGCTCGCGGAAGCCAAAACCATCATCACCCTGGCCGTCAACTACGCCAATCGCCGCGATTCTGCTAGCGCTCCTGACGATTCACGTTTTACGCCCCCCGCCCCCCGCCCCACCGGAATTGTCGCCCGCTACGCCCGCTACACCGACTACCACGAAGCATTGGCCGAGCCTTTGAAGCAGCTTACCCAGCACGTCAACAGCCTCGGCGGACCAGGAACCCGTTCGCTGTGGTATGTCGATACCGGCCCGTTGCTCGAACGGGATCTCGCGCAACGGGCGGGCCTGGGGTTCATCGGAAAACACACAAACTTGATCAACCGGCAACTGGGCAACTGGTTCTTCCTGGCCGAAATTCTCACCACGCTCCCGCTCGAACCCGACGCCCCCGCCAAAAATCTTTGTGGCTCGTGCGCCCGCTGCCTGGCGGCCTGCCCGACGCAAGCGATCGTGGCCCCGTTCCAACTCGACGCGCGGCGGTGCATCTCCTACCTCACCATCGAACTGCGCGGGGCGATCCCGGTCGAACTGCGTCCCGCCCTCGGGGCGCGGATTTTCGGTTGCGATGATTGCCTGGAGGTTTGTCCGTGGAATCGGTTCGCCCGCGAAGCCAACCTGATGAGGGAACACGCGCGGCCAGACCTGGCCGCGCCGGACTTATTGGATTTGCTTGCGCTGGACGACGCGGCGTTCAAACGCCGCTTCGCCAACACGCCCATTCTCCGCGCCAAGCGCCGCGGCCTCTCGCGAAACGTATGCGTCGCGCTGGGGAACGTCGGGGATCAAAGCGCGCTGCCGGCCTTGGAGCGCGCGGCGAGGGAGAACGAACCGCTCATCGCGGAGCACGCGCAATGGGCGATTCATCAGATTCGGAGTCGCGGGGGCAAGCCGTAA
- the secG gene encoding preprotein translocase subunit SecG, with translation MSLVIGFLTFIMVVDCFLLMLLILIQLPKKEAGAGVAFGGGATDALFGAGSGNALTKMTKYTATVFIVLAFSLSLMNSRHAQAGKRLLDEELRKKAAASDQSNPMRDLSGAPNQSLPVSPQTLTNLPAITATTSSPAAATAPPAKP, from the coding sequence ATGAGTTTAGTGATTGGTTTTCTGACGTTCATCATGGTGGTGGACTGTTTCCTGTTGATGCTGTTGATCCTGATTCAACTGCCCAAGAAAGAAGCGGGCGCGGGCGTGGCCTTCGGGGGAGGGGCGACGGACGCCCTGTTTGGCGCCGGGTCCGGCAACGCGCTGACCAAAATGACCAAATATACGGCGACCGTCTTTATCGTGTTGGCGTTCAGCCTTTCCTTGATGAATTCGCGCCATGCCCAGGCGGGCAAACGCCTCCTGGATGAGGAACTGCGCAAGAAGGCCGCCGCGTCCGACCAGTCCAATCCCATGAGAGACCTGAGCGGCGCGCCTAATCAGTCTTTGCCCGTTTCCCCGCAGACTTTGACGAATCTGCCCGCAATCACGGCCACGACAAGCTCGCCTGCGGCAGCGACAGCGCCCCCCGCGAAACCCTAG
- a CDS encoding dimethylargininase — protein sequence MLAITHIPSPKLSRCELTFVARTAIDYRRALLQHEAYCRMLRECGAEVRVLDVNRDFPDGVFIEDTAIILDEVAVLASMGAESRRAEPAGIEPVLRKYREVQRVEFPATIEGGDVVRVGQTLLVGLSSRTNPAGLEALAAIAVFHNYRVRGVPIRECLHLKSACTALPDGRLLINPAWVNARDLAGFETVPVPESEPWAADVLSIGDIVCMAAVYPRTAEAIAKLGFTVQTTDLSEFAKAEGGVTCLSLILESH from the coding sequence ATGCTCGCAATCACTCACATTCCTTCGCCGAAGCTGAGCCGGTGCGAACTGACTTTCGTTGCTCGCACCGCCATCGACTACCGCCGGGCGCTCCTTCAACACGAAGCGTATTGCCGGATGCTGCGCGAATGCGGCGCCGAGGTCCGCGTGCTGGACGTGAATCGCGATTTCCCGGATGGTGTGTTTATCGAAGACACAGCGATCATTCTGGATGAAGTGGCCGTCCTCGCCTCGATGGGCGCGGAATCCCGGCGCGCCGAGCCGGCCGGGATCGAACCGGTGCTTCGCAAATACCGGGAGGTCCAGAGAGTGGAATTTCCCGCAACCATTGAAGGCGGAGACGTAGTGCGCGTGGGGCAGACGTTGCTCGTGGGTCTGTCGTCGAGGACGAACCCGGCCGGGCTGGAAGCATTGGCGGCCATCGCGGTGTTCCACAATTACCGCGTCCGGGGCGTGCCGATCCGGGAATGTTTGCACTTGAAGTCGGCTTGCACGGCTTTGCCCGATGGACGGCTGCTCATCAATCCGGCGTGGGTGAATGCTCGAGATTTGGCTGGGTTTGAAACCGTTCCTGTGCCCGAATCCGAACCCTGGGCGGCGGACGTGTTGAGCATCGGCGATATCGTTTGCATGGCCGCCGTGTACCCGCGAACGGCTGAGGCAATTGCCAAACTTGGCTTCACGGTTCAAACAACGGATTTGTCCGAATTTGCCAAGGCGGAAGGCGGTGTCACTTGCTTGAGTTTGATTCTGGAGTCCCACTAA